Genomic window (Actinomycetes bacterium):
GCTCTTCTGGCGGCCCCTGCACGACGCCCTGATCGAGGACGCGCTGGCCAAGGCGCAGGACGTCGGCCACGGCCTCGGTGCGCCGCGGCCGAGCTGGTCGTCGTACGTCCGGCTGCTGCGCCGGGCGACGTCCCCCTTCGTGGGCCGGCCCAGGTCGCGGGCCGCCGTGACCCGCCTGGAGAACCGACGCCCGGCGCTGGCCGACGACCCTCGGCGCCCCGGCGCCTGAGCGACGAGGACCTGATGGCGCGCCGCCGCACCTACTCCGACGAGCAGATCCTCTCGGCCGTGCGTGACCTGCTGCTCGCGGAGGGACCTCGTGGCGTGACAACGGCGGCGGTCAGCGCCCGCAGCGGCGCACCGGTCGGCTCGCTCTACCACCGCTTCCCGTCCCGGTCGGCGATGGTGGCCCAGCTCTGGATCCGCACGATCCGCGAGTTCCACGAGTTCCTCCTCGCGGCGGCCGAGCGGTCGGAGCCGGGCCTGGACCGGGCGATGACGGTGGCCCTGGCAACGATCGACTTCGCGGCGCAGCACCCGGAGGACGCCCGCCTGCTCGCGATGGCCAGCCGCGAGGAGCTGCGGTCGAGCGAGGGGCTGACCGCCGACCTCGTCGACGAGCTGGACGACCTCAACGCGCCCGCCGAGGCGCTGGCCGCGCAGCTGGCCCGCGAGCTCTACGGCCGGGCCAGCCGGCCGGCCGTCGAGCGCGTCGTCTTCGCGGTGTTCGGCATCCCCTACACCGCGGTGCGGCACCGGCGGCCCGGCCGCGACCTGGGCCCGATGCGCGAGCTGGTCCGGGTCGCGTCCCGGGCCGCCCTCGAGGCGGACCTGTCGGCGTCGGCGCCGGCGCCGTCCTCGCCCGCGACGCCGACCTCGCCGAAGGCGACTCCGACCCGGAGGTCGCGGTGACCCGGCTGGACGCCCATCTCCCCGTCTTCGACGTGCAGGAGGTGCACCAGCGCCGGATCGCCGCGCCACCGGAGGCGGTCTGGGCCGCCCTCACCGCGATCACGCTGGGCGACCTGACGCTGACCCGGGCCCTGGTGCGGGTCCGCCAGCTCGGTGTGGACCCGGACCGTCCGGACC
Coding sequences:
- a CDS encoding helix-turn-helix domain-containing protein, with amino-acid sequence MARRRTYSDEQILSAVRDLLLAEGPRGVTTAAVSARSGAPVGSLYHRFPSRSAMVAQLWIRTIREFHEFLLAAAERSEPGLDRAMTVALATIDFAAQHPEDARLLAMASREELRSSEGLTADLVDELDDLNAPAEALAAQLARELYGRASRPAVERVVFAVFGIPYTAVRHRRPGRDLGPMRELVRVASRAALEADLSASAPAPSSPATPTSPKATPTRRSR